The Solanum lycopersicum chromosome 9, SLM_r2.1 genome window below encodes:
- the LOC138338395 gene encoding uncharacterized protein — MIIPEKIDIQEEIQKVDIPDFYANKRTITIAIILNELSNNYLNENAIWSYYNRDQAMIYSNCRDIRAADMEEIRQWILSLLKPEQTPTARAIRKIFISPNLMASYCKLIGQKYPDHLCTKCDREDNYIPEVQLE, encoded by the coding sequence ATGATAATAccagaaaaaatagatatacAAGAAGAGATACAGAAGGTGGATATCCCAGATTTTTATGCAAACAAAAGAACTATTACGATAGCTATCATATTAAATGAGTTATCAAACAACTACCTAAATGAAAATGCAATTTGGAGTTATTACAACAGAGATCAAGCAATGATATACTCCAATTGTAGAGATATAAGAGCAGCAGATATGGAAGAAATACGACAATGGATATTAAGTCTGCTGAAGCCAGAACAAACACCTACAGCAAGAGCTATCaggaaaattttcatttctccAAACTTGATGGCTAGCTACTGCAAACTAATTGGACAAAAGTATCCAGATCATCTATGTACAAAATGTGACAGAGAAGATAACTATATTCCTGAAGTCCAGCTAGAATGA